TTTTTAATTTTTTTGATTAAATACTCTTTTATTACGCTTTTGAAGCCTATGGAGACTTAATAATTAAACATAAAAAGCAGAGAAAGACTTCTCCGCTTTTATTTTTAATCTTCAATTTCGATTTCAAGTCCGTCGCCTAGGTCAAGCGTTACTTCTTGGTTAGGTGCTAGATCTTCTGCGCCAGTGGTAGGAGTTGTCCCTTCTTCATCTTCAATCAAGCCATATTGAACACGAACTTGGTGGTCAATGGCATCAAAGATTTCTGGGTGATCCGCCAAGTATTTCTTAGCATTTTCAGATCCTTGCCCGATTTTTTCACCCTTGTAAGAGTACCATGCTCCCGCTTTTTGGATGATATCGAGATCACTTGCAATCTTCAAGAGCTCACCAGTCTTAGAAATTCCTTCTCCGTACATGATTTCAACAAAGGCTTCCTTAAATGGTGGAGCCACCTTGTTTTTCACGACCTTGATCTTGGTTTCCTTACCGACATTGGTATCTTTTTGGTCACCAGTTCCCTTGATTTGTGTACTTCCACGAACATCCAAACGGACTGAAGCGTAGAATTTCAAAGCGCGTCCACCAGGTGTTGTTTCTGGATTTCCAAACATGACCCCAACTTTTTCACGCAATTGGTTGATAAAGATGGCAATTGTCTTGGTTTTATTGATAGAAGCTCCGAGTTTACGCATGGCCTGACTCATCATACGAGCCTGCAAACCAACGTGACTGTCTCCAATATCCCCATCAATTTCCGCACGAGGTACAAGGGCCGCAACCGAGTCGATAACGACAAGGTCAACTGCACCTGAGTCAATCAATTTTCCAGCAATTTCAAGACCTTGTTCACCTGAGTCTGGTTGTGACAAGAGCAATTCGTCAATGTTCACACCAAGGGCTGCTGCATAGGCTGGATCAAGTGCATGCTCCGCATCAATAAAGGCTGCAATACCACCTTCTTTCTGTGCTTGCGCAACAGCGTGAAGGGCAACCGTTGTCTTACCAGATGATTCTGGTCCATAGATTTCGATGATACGTCCTTTAGGATAACCACCTGAACCAAGAGCAATGTCCAGAGCCAATGAGCCTGAGCTCATCACTTGAACTTTTTGCTCCGCGCGCTCACCCAAGCGCATGATTGAGCCTTTACCAAAGTCTTTCTCAATCAATTTAAGAGCATCGTTCAATGCTTTTTCGCGGTCAGCTCCAAATTTTTTACCAATTTCATCTAATTTTTTTGTTGGTTTTTTCGCCATTTTGTTCTCCTATATTCTACTGGTCCTTAGACCTATCTTTCATTATACCAAAATTTAGTCACTTAATAAAGCTTTGCGAACTAGGTTAAAGGCATGCATGACTGCAATATGTCGAACATCTGCTCGACTCCGTCCTGCAATATTAGCCTTGATCACCTCTGTCCCTTTTGCATGTGCCAGTCCAATAAAAACTGTACCAGCTGGATGCCCCTCTAGGCTATCTGGCCCTGCCACACCCGTCAAACTAACTCCGTAGTCAGACTGAGTCTTAATCCGTGCCTGCTCTGCCATTTTTCGAGCCGTAAACTCAGAAACGACCCCGTATTCTTTTAGCTCTTGCTCAGAAATATCCAACATCTTAGACTTTTCTTCTAGGCTGTAAGTGACAAAGCCGCCATTAAAGATGGCTGAAACGCCCGAAAAGTCTGCTAATGTCGCTTGAAAGAGACCTGCCGTCAAGCTTTCTGCCGCAGTAATGCTTTTCTGTCTCTTCTTTAGCTCTTCTACAACGACACTTGCTAGACTGGTTTCTTCCCCGTATCCATAACAGATGTCTCGTAAAGAAATTCCCTCGAAAGTTTGGCGACTCAAGATTTGATTTTCTAAGATATCCAGCGCTTGATCAGCCTTTTCTTGACTGACTGCTTTTGTAGACAAGCGCAAGGTCACTTCTCCCGTCTTGGCATACGGCGCCAAAGTCGGATCGGTTTGATGGTCAATCAAATCCGCCAAAATGGTCACCAACTGACTCTCCCCAATTCCAAAGAAACGGAGCACTCGTGAGTATAACTTGGTGCCTGTCATCAGCTTGGGCAAGAGTTGATTTAAGACCATAGGTTTCAATTCACTAGGTGGTCCTGGAAGGACCACGTAGGTCACGCCATCCACTTCCGAAACCCCTCCTACTGCTAAACCTGTCTCATTTGGCAGTGGAGTCGCCCCTTCTACAATTTGGGCTTGACGCTCATTATTCGGTGTCCGAGCATAGTCAGGTCTATGAGCAAAGAAAATATCCAGTTTCTCTTGTGCTTGAGGGTCAAACACTAGATTTTTTCCTAAAAATTTTGCCAGAGTTTGTTTGGTCAAATCATCCTCAGTTGGTCCCAAGCCCCCTGTCAAAATCACAAGATTACTACGTTGACTCGCAATCTCAAGCAAGGACAAAAGACGAGCTTCATTATCTCCAACAGCTGTTTGGAAGTAGACATCTACCCCGATTTCGGCTAGTTTCTCTGATAAAAACTGAGCATTGGTATTGACAATCTGCCCTGTTAAAATTTCTGTTCCGACAGCAATAATTTCTGCTTTCATGTTTCCTCCTACTTATCTATTCGAATTTTTTTGAAAAAATCGCAGGAAATTTCCCACGATTTGATTCTTTTCTTATTCTGCTTCTTCGTTTGAAGTGTTAGTACTGGTTGAAGGTGCTGTCCGACCAAAGGCTGTTTCGTACAGTACCGCATTGGTTTCCAATTCTGTCACTGGCTCTTTACCTAGTGAACGACGCAAGAGATTTTGCATCTCGAGCATATGTTCTGAAGTGACAATCTGATAAGAAATTCCCTGTAGCTCAGCATCTTCCCCACGCAATTGATGCGTTTCGATATTCTTGAAAGAATCTTGATAGCCGAGCAATTGTGGAATGCTCTTAGCTGATAAGTCCACATTGGTCTGCATGTTATCACTCAAAGCTTTGAGGATGCCTTGATAATGACTCACACTGTTTAGGCTCAAAACCTTCTCAACGATCTTTTGAATGACTTCACGCTGACGTTTTTGACGACCATAGTCTCCTTCTGGGTCTTGGTAACGCATTCGTGAATACACCAGAGCTTCCTCACCATTCAAGGTTTGTTCTCCAACACCGATAGAAATCTTATTAAACTCTTCTTGGTCAGCAATCGAAATCGGGAAACCAAGTGTATTGTTGACGGTAATTCCACCAACTGCATCCACCAATTGTTGAAGCCCCTGCATGTTAACCATCACATAGCGGTCAATGTGGATATTCATCATCTTTTGAATAGTAGAAATTGCAAGTTCCGCACCACCATTAGCATAGGCCGCATTGAGTTTAGCTTCCTGAACTTGACCGTTTCCAGTCTCAATCTTGGTCAAAATATCCCGTTCCAAACTCATCATTGTGGTTTTCTTTGTTTTGGGATTAACCGTCAGGAGAATCATGGAATCACTATTCCCCGCCCACGGGTCTGTACGTTCCACATTTCCCGTATCTACCCCCATCAAGAGGATAGTCAGAGGCTCAGTCGCTTCGATAACGTTGGTTTCTTCCCCGATTTTTTTGTAAGTCTTTTTACTTAGGGTTTCTGTTCCCTGTTGGTAGATGGTATAGCCATAAACCGCTACACCTACAACTGTCACTGCTAGGAAACCTAGCACCATTCCAATTAATTTTTTAATCATCTCGTTATTCATTTATCAGCTTGCCCATAAGACAAACATCTAAAAATATCCCTTCTGCTAAATAGGCTCCTCTTTCTTGTAAGCCTTCTGTGATAAATCCCATTTTTGAGTAGAGGTGGATAGCGGCCTCGTTTCGTTTTTGTACACTGAGTTGCAAACGGCGCAAGACACCACTGGATTTAGCCCACTCGATGCCTTCTTCTAGAAGTATAGTCGCCAAGCCTTGGTTCCAGAATTTCTTGCGAACTGCTAGAAAAACATCACCGATATGTCGAA
This genomic stretch from Streptococcus sp. 1643 harbors:
- the recA gene encoding recombinase RecA, which codes for MAKKPTKKLDEIGKKFGADREKALNDALKLIEKDFGKGSIMRLGERAEQKVQVMSSGSLALDIALGSGGYPKGRIIEIYGPESSGKTTVALHAVAQAQKEGGIAAFIDAEHALDPAYAAALGVNIDELLLSQPDSGEQGLEIAGKLIDSGAVDLVVIDSVAALVPRAEIDGDIGDSHVGLQARMMSQAMRKLGASINKTKTIAIFINQLREKVGVMFGNPETTPGGRALKFYASVRLDVRGSTQIKGTGDQKDTNVGKETKIKVVKNKVAPPFKEAFVEIMYGEGISKTGELLKIASDLDIIQKAGAWYSYKGEKIGQGSENAKKYLADHPEIFDAIDHQVRVQYGLIEDEEGTTPTTGAEDLAPNQEVTLDLGDGLEIEIED
- a CDS encoding LCP family protein, producing the protein MIKKLIGMVLGFLAVTVVGVAVYGYTIYQQGTETLSKKTYKKIGEETNVIEATEPLTILLMGVDTGNVERTDPWAGNSDSMILLTVNPKTKKTTMMSLERDILTKIETGNGQVQEAKLNAAYANGGAELAISTIQKMMNIHIDRYVMVNMQGLQQLVDAVGGITVNNTLGFPISIADQEEFNKISIGVGEQTLNGEEALVYSRMRYQDPEGDYGRQKRQREVIQKIVEKVLSLNSVSHYQGILKALSDNMQTNVDLSAKSIPQLLGYQDSFKNIETHQLRGEDAELQGISYQIVTSEHMLEMQNLLRRSLGKEPVTELETNAVLYETAFGRTAPSTSTNTSNEEAE
- a CDS encoding competence/damage-inducible protein A, which translates into the protein MKAEIIAVGTEILTGQIVNTNAQFLSEKLAEIGVDVYFQTAVGDNEARLLSLLEIASQRSNLVILTGGLGPTEDDLTKQTLAKFLGKNLVFDPQAQEKLDIFFAHRPDYARTPNNERQAQIVEGATPLPNETGLAVGGVSEVDGVTYVVLPGPPSELKPMVLNQLLPKLMTGTKLYSRVLRFFGIGESQLVTILADLIDHQTDPTLAPYAKTGEVTLRLSTKAVSQEKADQALDILENQILSRQTFEGISLRDICYGYGEETSLASVVVEELKKRQKSITAAESLTAGLFQATLADFSGVSAIFNGGFVTYSLEEKSKMLDISEQELKEYGVVSEFTARKMAEQARIKTQSDYGVSLTGVAGPDSLEGHPAGTVFIGLAHAKGTEVIKANIAGRSRADVRHIAVMHAFNLVRKALLSD
- a CDS encoding GNAT family N-acetyltransferase, whose protein sequence is MEYELCIREAEISDATALIAFLDCVGQETDFTSLDENGIMMTASEMALFIEKQATSENQITLLALLNDEIAGVLNITADQHLRVRHIGDVFLAVRKKFWNQGLATILLEEGIEWAKSSGVLRRLQLSVQKRNEAAIHLYSKMGFITEGLQERGAYLAEGIFLDVCLMGKLINE